One Vespula pensylvanica isolate Volc-1 chromosome 3, ASM1446617v1, whole genome shotgun sequence DNA window includes the following coding sequences:
- the LOC122628238 gene encoding NEDD8-conjugating enzyme Ubc12, translated as MIKLFSLKQAKKDGESPKAGTQKKASAAQLRITKDINELNLPKTCGTEFPDPDDLLSFKLIICPDEGFYRGGRFVFSFKVGPNYPHEPPKVKCETQVYHPNIDLDGNVCLNILREDWKPVLTINSIVYGLQYLFLEPNPEDPLNKDAAEVLQNNRRVFEQNVAKAMRGGYVGSFCFERCLK; from the exons atgatcaaattattttcgttgaaaCAAGCGAAAAAAGATGGCGAGTCACCAAAGGCTGGGACCCAGAAAAAGGCATCAGCAGCTCAGCTGAGAATAACGAAAG atataaacgaACTTAATCTACCAAAAACATGTGGTACAGAGTTTCCCGATCCCGATGATTTACTgagttttaaattaattatttgtccTGATGAG GGATTTTACAGAGGTGGTAGATTTGTATTCAGTTTTAAAGTTGGACCAAATTATCCTCACGAACCACCTAAAGTTAAATGTGAAACTCAGGTTTATCATCCTAATATTGACTTGGATGGCAATGTGTGTCTCAATATCTTAAGAGAAGACTGGAAACCAGTTCTCACAATTAATTCTATTGTTTATGGACTTCAGTACCTTTTTCTA GAACCCAATCCAGAAGATCCCCTTAATAAAGATGCTGCAGAAGTATTACAAAATAACAGAAGAGTATTCGAACAAAATGTAGCAAAAGCTATGAGAGGAGGATATGTAGGATCATTTTGTTTTGAACGGTGTCTCAAGTGA